A single region of the Bradysia coprophila strain Holo2 unplaced genomic scaffold, BU_Bcop_v1 contig_235, whole genome shotgun sequence genome encodes:
- the LOC119077394 gene encoding UDP-GalNAc:beta-1,3-N-acetylgalactosaminyltransferase 1-like isoform X3, which translates to MRLHCTRVPLKLTTKWKLLYLVSTAAVVALYTIFIYWSPPTNVHIACRFLPPTQNIPHRPKTLLIYNNEQLCSSNTSYANQHRHRYPTKSSANETDPAISIVIVVPSRRNNFMQRRLIRQTYGSIRQVNNVNILAVVFVLGSDDDPKDSRTDLDELDAERVRLGDIIVVDLVDTYRNLSRKTIMTYDWLTSYCSEADLVVKTDDDVMVDIFKLTAELGKWTPAELQSFKFWCGVHSLETIERNPESIYYVSPEEYDNDKFPKHCAGVGYVATMHVIRLIADEISKSFLGPICTHEDAFMTGIVPEKINSDGHEPPIERVDKIGAWIFYVDENNPNEDGHYIWMVSNDTLDKPVDFDEFRQRSGTRVFYLLQHDADFERKFMRLWYLVVNLFGHEEATIKSDIE; encoded by the exons ATGCGACTGCACTGTACTCGCGTCCCGCTGAAATTGACAACTAAATGGAAACTCCTGTATCTCGTTTCAACAGCC GCAGTAGTTGCTCTCTACACAATCTTTATTTACTGGTCTCCACCAACGAATGTTCACATCGCTTGCAGATTTCTCCCGCCGACCCAAAACATTCCCCACAGACCCAAAACATTACTAATTTACAACAACGAACAGCTATGCTCTTCTAATACTTCCTATGCTAATCAGCATCGCCACCGCTATCCGACCAAATCATCAGCAAATGAAACTGACCCCGCAATCTCTATTGTGATCGTGGTTCCGTCACGTCGGAACAATTTCATGCAACGTCGGCTGATCCGTCAGACATACGGATCGATTCGTCAGGTTAACAATGTGAACATTTTGGCCGTAGTCTTTGTTTTGGGTAGTGATGATGATCCAAAGGACTCCAGGACTGACCTGGATGAATTGGATGCAGAAAGGGTGCGATTAGGTGACATTATTGTGGTAGATTTGGTTGACACATACCGTAATCTGAGTCGAAAAACGATCATGACGTATGATTGGCTGACTTCATACTGTAGTGAAGCAGATCTGGTTGTGAAAACGGATGACGATGTGATGGTggacattttcaaattaacgGCCGAATTGGGTAAATGGACGCCGGCTGAACTccaatcatttaaattttggtgCGGCGTCCACAGCCTGGAGACCATCGAAAGAAATCCGGAGAGCATCTATTACGTGTCACCAGAGGAATATGACAATGACAAATTTCCTAAACATTGTGCTGGTGTGGGCTACGTCGCGACAATGCATGTGATTCGTCTGATTGCAgacgaaatttcaaaatcgttTCTCGGTCCGATTTGCACTCATGAGGATGCGTTCATGACGGGCATCGTACCAGAAAAGATAAATTCAGATGGACACGAACCGCCCATCGAGCGTGTTGACAAAATTGGGGCGTGGATATTCTACGTCGATGAGAATAATCCGAATGAGGACGGCCATTACATTTGGATGGTTAGTAATGATACGCTTGATAAGCCTGTCGATTTTGATGAGTTTCGGCAGCGATCGGGAACGCGGGTCTTTTATCTACTTCAACACGACGCAGATTTCGAAAGGAAATTTATGAGATTGTGGTATTTGGTGGTAAACTTGTTTGGACATGAAGAGGCAACCATTAAAAGCGACATTGAGTGA
- the LOC119077398 gene encoding beta-1,3-galactosyltransferase 5-like: protein MRPNRTRLVLKLTTKWKLLLIASTTAAITFTTIFIYCSPSTSSHIALRPKTLLIYNNEQLCSSNATATANSNIGHRLITSSSSETSSTTTIVIVVPSRRKNLMQRNLIRQTYGSIRTVNNVHILSVVFMLGSADDPKDSKTDPDELDAESRRFADIIVGDFVDTYRNLSRKSVMAYDWLTSYCSEADLVVKTDDDVFVDIFKLTAELSTLPRTSFESFNFWCAVHSPETIDRNPKSIYYVSRAEYARKKFPKHCAGVGYVTSMSLVRRIAEEISKSFRGPICSHEDVFMTGIVPEKINSNKSEPPIRFANKMSEWIFYIDKDNPNQDGKYIWEVIDRPVNKTLDLSEFRKRSGTRVFYLLQHGPDFKRKFLRLWYYVEKSFR from the exons ATGCGACCAAATCGTACGCGCCTTGTGTTGAAATTAACGACTAAATGGAAACTGCTTTTGATCGCTTCAACAACC GCAGCAATTACTTTCaccacaattttcatttactgtTCCCCATCAACGAGCTCTCACATCGCCCTCAGACCCAAAACATTACTAATTTACAACAACGAGCAGTTGTGCTCTTCCAATGCGACCGCAACTGCTAATAGTAACATTGGTCACCGGTTGATCACGTCTTCCTCAAGTGAAACATCGTCCACAACAACTATTGTGATCGTCGTTCCATCGCGCCGCAAGAACCTCATGCAACGAAACTTGATTCGTCAAACATATGGATCGATTCGCACTGTTAACAACGTGCACATTTTATCCGTAGTATTCATGTTGGGTAGTGCCGATGATCCGAAGGATTCTAAAACCGACCCGGATGAATTGGATGCTGAAAGCCGTCGATTTGCGGATATTATTGTGGGAGATTTCGTTGACACCTACCGGAATCTGAGTCGAAAATCCGTTATGGCTTACGACTGGCTGACGTCATACTGTAGTGAAGCGGATCTGGTGGTGAAAACGGATGACGATGTCTTCGTGGACATCTTTAAACTCACGGCTGAATTGAGCACACTACCACGAACTTCGTTCGAATCATTCAACTTTTGGTGTGCCGTTCACAGCCCCGAAACCATCGATCGAAATCCGAAGAGTATCTACTACGTATCACGAGCGGAATATGCGCGCAAAAAATTCCCAAAGCATTGCGCAGGAGTTGGCTACGTTACTTCGATGAGTTTAGTTCGTCGGATTGCGgaggaaatttcaaaatcttttcgTGGTCCAATTTGCAGTCACGAGGACGTGTTCATGACGGGGATTGTGccggaaaaaataaattcgaataaaagtGAGCCACCCATCCGGTTTGCGAATAAAATGTCCGAGTGGATATTCTACATCGACAAGGATAATCCGAACCAAGATGGCAAATATATTTGGGAAGTAATTGATCGACCAGTCAATAAAACTCTTGATTTGAGCGAATTTCGGAAGCGATCGGGAACGCGGGTCTTCTATCTACTTCAACACGGTCCCGACTTTAAAAGGAAGTTTTTGAGGCTGTGGTATTATGTGGAAAAATCGTTTCGATAG
- the LOC119077437 gene encoding uncharacterized protein LOC119077437 yields the protein MSQKPFIALFPKPPEFNDEVVIKGKIKDNASVFSVNFCLDCCPKPSYVAYHFKTVFDSNSVVHNFKSGTWQDEIHEENTWIDGPGQSFVLTFLFTDSDITVYTEDQGRCYQYAFTHKFDINDIRSVQIWDDYEYVSEIIFRMKNN from the exons ATGAGTCAGAAGCCGTTTATTGCTCTGTTTCCGAAGCCACCTGAATTCAACGATGAAGTGGTCATTAAGGGAAAAATTAAGGACAATGCATCGGT attttccgTAAATTTCTGTTTGGACTGCTGTCCGAAACCGTCCTATGTTGCGTACCATTTCAAGACTGTGTTCGATAGCAACAGTGTTGTCCACAACTTTAAATCGGGAACATGGCAGGATGAAATTCACGAAGAAAATACATGGATCGATGGTCCGG GCCAATCGTTCGTACTAACATTTCTGTTCACCGATTCCGACATAACTGTGTACACCGAGGACCAAGGACGATGCTACCAATACGCATTCACACACAAATTCGATATCAACGACATTCGATCGGTGCAAATCTGGGACGACTACGAATATGTCAGcgaaatcatttttcgaatGAAGAATAATTGA
- the LOC119077416 gene encoding m-AAA protease-interacting protein 1, mitochondrial, whose amino-acid sequence MSFICQTNFSSNIPYAMASSVLQLGRKKCITSAPRTILTILNQPASAFGLVTNKYTHWTHTRNLSCLTTQNAISQTNDRYGLIPNGYRQYSTNDDHRPSAQLPTLMDFPKLVWPSLLKTIKNWILVNFIIRPYFDQEFNMPDFVDGTKQALQVVSTALASGELQSLEGLVSTEALDELKKNLSVMSVSQRNEVAVNKDDIYFSFPYQVGVIFDESNESVQKRFVEITMVFHVLRGLKEMQDNGNPPPLNVGMLPEYRDKISVCNYRFIKQFTQGFESDWTVNVASHYKPIDMVNE is encoded by the exons ATGTCTTTCATCTGTCAAACGAACTTCAGTTCAAATATACCCTACGCTATGGCATCGTCTGTTCTACAATTAGGCCGAAAAAAGTGCATAACATCCGCTCCAAGGACCATTTTAACCATCCTTAATCAACCAGCTAGTGCATTCGGACTTGTTACAAACAAATACACACATTGGACCCATACACGCAACCTGTCCTGTCTAACCacacaaaatgcaatttcccaAACAAACGATCGCTATGGGCTAATACCCAACGGTTACCGGCAATACTCCACCAACGACGACCATCGACCGTCAGCACAATTGCCAACACTGATGGATTTCCCAAAACTTGTTTGGCCATCGCTGCTgaagacaataaaaaattggattttagtcAACTTCATCATACGGCCGTATTTCGATCAGGAGTTCAATATGCCGGATTTTGTGGATGGAACCAAACAGGCGTTGCAG GTTGTGTCAACAGCTCTCGCTTCAGGAGAACTACAGTCTTTAGAGGGTCTGGTCAGTACGGAGGCACTGGATGAGCTGAAGAAAAATCTGTCCGTGATGTCAGTGAGCCAGAGGAATGAAGTGGCTGTCAATAAGGACGACATTTACTTCTCGTTTCCGTATCAG GTTGGCGTCATATTCGACGAGAGTAACGAGAGTGTTCAGAAGCGTTTCGTCGAAATTACAATGGTCTTCCATGTGCTGCGCGGTTTGAAAGAGATGCAAGACAATGGTAATCCGCCACCGCTTAATGTTGG AATGCTGCCGGAATATCGCGACAAAATATCCGTCTGTAACTATCGATTTATCAAACAATTTACGCAAGGCTTCGAGTCGGATTGGACGGTCAATGTGGCGAGCCACTACAAGCCGATTGATATGGTGAATGAGTAA
- the LOC119077263 gene encoding uncharacterized protein LOC119077263, whose translation MFTHYPSTEQFRHVITSVKRYAENRSEGLPTLKFVGTVKLHGSNAAIGFHKDDGHWCQSRNNVITPKKDFEGFAKSLSPVADQFLTEFILPQCPALREHYESGRRIVLFGEWCGGKIQKNVAIFGLPKMFVIFNVQLCDDETQTTGEEPDDSNDDESKNPRVWLPPQQWSHIKWHEKSIYNIYDFPTYDIDINFECPQLVQNKLIEITESVEEQCPVGSHFNRTGLGEGVVWTEWEKSNGSLVFKVKGEKHSVTKVETLAAVDTVKCENLQSFVNYACTENRMEQGLEYMREQQLPIEMKNFGVFMKWLVGDIVKEEKDTMDASDINSAEVGRLVKSRVLPWFKNQL comes from the coding sequence ATGTTTACGCATTACCCGTCGACGGAACAGTTCCGTCATGTGATTACCAGTGTGAAAAGGTATGCGGAAAACCGTAGCGAAGGGTTACCAACGTTAAAATTCGTTGGAACCGTTAAGTTGCACGGGTCCAATGCAGCCATCGGCTTTCACAAAGATGATGGTCACTGGTGCCAATCGAGAAACAACGTCATTACACCGAAAAAGGATTTCGAGGGATTTGCAAAATCTCTCAGTCCAGTGGCTGATCAATTCCTCACCGAATTCATTTTACCGCAATGTCCAGCGCTCCGTGAACACTATGAATCGGGTCGTAGAATTGTACTGTTCGGTGAATGGTGTGGCGgcaaaattcaaaagaatgtGGCGATATTCGGGCTGCCGAAAATGTTCGTCATTTTCAACGTTCAACTGTGCGATGATGAAACTCAAACCACAGGAGAGGAGCCTGATGACAGCAACGACGACGAATCAAAAAACCCTAGGGTCTGGCTTCCACCGCAACAATGGTCGCATATCAAATGGCACGAGAAATCCATTTACAACATCTACGACTTCCCAACGTACGACATTGACATCAATTTCGAATGTCCACAACTGGTGCAAAACAAACTGATCGAAATCACTGAATCAGTCGAAGAACAGTGTCCAGTGGGCAGTCATTTCAATCGCACTGGTCTCGGCGAAGGTGTTGTCTGGACGGAATGGGAAAAATCGAACGGAAGTTTAGTGTTCAAGGTAAAGGGAGAGAAGCACTCAGTTACCAAGGTCGAAACGTTAGCAGCAGTGGATACTGTCAAATGCGAAAATCTTCAAAGTTTCGTGAATTACGCTTGCACCGAGAATCGTATGGAACAGGGACTGGAGTATATGCGAGAGCAACAATTGccgattgaaatgaaaaattttggtgtATTTATGAAGTGGCTGGTCGGCGACATTGTGAAAGAGGAAAAGGATACCATGGACGCATCGGATATTAACTCCGCGGAGGTTGGTCGATTAGTTAAAAGTAGAGTTCTTCCGTGgttcaaaaatcaattgtaG